The Falco peregrinus isolate bFalPer1 chromosome 1, bFalPer1.pri, whole genome shotgun sequence genome has a window encoding:
- the MDK gene encoding midkine isoform X1: MKGRMQVRGFLLLLLALILLAATAEAGKNKKEKAKKDGSKCEDWRWGPCVPNSKDCGLGYREGTCKDESKKLKCKIPCNWKKKFGADCKYKFESWGGCSAQTGVKTRSGILKKALYNAQCEEIVYVTKPCSSKIKSKSKAKKGKGKD; this comes from the exons gcaggatGCAGGTCCGgggcttcctcctcctcctcttggcGCTGATCCTGCTGGCTGCCACCGCCGAGGCTGGCAAAAACAAGAAAG AGAAGGCGAAGAAGGACGGCTCCAAGTGCGAGGACTGGCGCTGGGGACCCTGCGTCCCCAACAGCAAGGACTGTGGCCTGGGCTACCGTGAGGGAACTTGCAAAGACGAGAGTAAGAAGCTCAAGTGCAAGATCCCCTGCAACTGGAAGAAGAAGTTTGGAG ctgaCTGCAAGTACAAATTTGAGAGCTGGGGGGGATGTAGCGCTCAGACTGGTGTGAAAACTCGCTCCGGCATCCTGAAGAAAGCCCTGTACAATGCCCAATGTGAGGAGATTGTCTATGTGACCAAGCCCTGCTCTTCCAAGATCAAATCGAAGTCCAAAG CAAAGAAGGGCAAGGGGAAGGACTAG
- the MDK gene encoding midkine isoform X2, which yields MQVRGFLLLLLALILLAATAEAGKNKKEKAKKDGSKCEDWRWGPCVPNSKDCGLGYREGTCKDESKKLKCKIPCNWKKKFGADCKYKFESWGGCSAQTGVKTRSGILKKALYNAQCEEIVYVTKPCSSKIKSKSKAKKGKGKD from the exons atGCAGGTCCGgggcttcctcctcctcctcttggcGCTGATCCTGCTGGCTGCCACCGCCGAGGCTGGCAAAAACAAGAAAG AGAAGGCGAAGAAGGACGGCTCCAAGTGCGAGGACTGGCGCTGGGGACCCTGCGTCCCCAACAGCAAGGACTGTGGCCTGGGCTACCGTGAGGGAACTTGCAAAGACGAGAGTAAGAAGCTCAAGTGCAAGATCCCCTGCAACTGGAAGAAGAAGTTTGGAG ctgaCTGCAAGTACAAATTTGAGAGCTGGGGGGGATGTAGCGCTCAGACTGGTGTGAAAACTCGCTCCGGCATCCTGAAGAAAGCCCTGTACAATGCCCAATGTGAGGAGATTGTCTATGTGACCAAGCCCTGCTCTTCCAAGATCAAATCGAAGTCCAAAG CAAAGAAGGGCAAGGGGAAGGACTAG